A genomic stretch from Asterias rubens chromosome 7, eAstRub1.3, whole genome shotgun sequence includes:
- the LOC117292972 gene encoding uncharacterized protein C7orf26-like — METNNNQCSYFADPSEYSTIGGALAIRQEMASYTIGPEDVCLWYSDTHLRLPELRKTLQRQDFPRATRTLLEWIHRYFVQCENFPPGKFPNQECVRQLIAEFVFYRNSGTSRVQQKLSAIQELRLLEELCNHFQISKNLITRHNVFDAFFGCKAGPVQIGDEHRTGALSKLVSMAVAVNCIPVLDCAAVLIHNQGASEATLALTQSIVQDFCILIPDAKTLLKDLVDSSPLFVSRLMACLAALYDVDRDPKKKNLPPVSLLEVIASWINKRPLIFIEHLLNPPPGIPSFHSGGQDQGSSRLQGPFPGLIKACVTSPLVLNRPISKTDVTTHREEQSTEHHLYSKLHLGILQALLATQNRQKQRSSLPSKVKLDELVSVRDMEGAINSLQKMLNGGHVVDEEVIRISLDRLAQVVQVAMSTGALACSKSTLKTAFDGLPNNQLLSLVLDHEGAIPS, encoded by the exons AGGACGTCTGTTTGTGGTACTCTGACACCCACCTAAGACTCCCAGAGCTTCGTAAAACTCTACAGCGCCAAGATTTCCCCCGAGCAACGCGTACATTACTAGagtggattcatcgctactttGTACAATGTGAGAATTTTCCTCCCGGGAAATTCCCTAATCAGGAATGCGTCCGTCAACTCATCGCAGAGTTTGTGTTCTACAGAAATTCTGGTACAAGTAGAGTGCAg CAAAAATTGTCGGCCATTCAAGAACTGCGACTCTTGGAAGAACTTTGCAACCATTTTCAGATCAGCAAGAACCTGATCACAAGACACAATGTCTTTGATGCCTTCTTTGGTTGTAAGGCAGGACCCGTACAGATCGGCGATGAACACAGGACTGGAGCACTGAGTAAACTAGTCTCCATGGCTGTTGCTGTTAATTGTATCCCCGTTCTTGACTGTGCTGCTGTGTTGATCCACAACCAG GGAGCATCAGAGGCCACTCTGGCACTCACTCAGAGTATCGTGCAAGACTTTTGCATCTTGATTCCAGATGCTAAAACACTGCTCAAGGACCTTGTGGATTCTTCACCCTTGTTTGTGAGTCGGCTCATGGCATGTCTGGCTGCACTGTATGATGTGGATAGAG ATCCAAAGAAGAAGAATTTACCACCAGTGTCATTACTTGAGGTAATTGCCAGTTGGATCAACAAACGTCCACTCATATTCATCGAGCATCTCCTGAACCCACCACCAGGTATCCCATCATTCCACAGCGGAGGTCAGGACCAGGGGTCATCACGGCTCCAGGGACCCTTCCCGGGATTGATCAAGGCGTGCGTCACCTCTCCGCTGGTCCTCAACAGACCAATCTCCAAGACTGACGTCACTACCCACAGAGAGGAGCAATCCACAGAGCATCATCTCTACTCCAAGCTCCATCTAGGCATTCTCCAGGCGCTCCTCGCAACACAGAACAGACAAAAACAACGGTCGTCACTTCCCTCCAAAGTCAAGCTTGACGAACTGGTGTCAGTTAGGGACatggagggcgctattaacAGCCTGCAGAAGATGCTGAATGGAGGCCATGTTGTTGACGAAGAGGTTATTCGTATTTCCTTGGATAGACTTGCTCAAGTAGTGCAGGTAGCCATGTCGACAGGGGCACTAGCCTGTTCTAAAA gtACTCTTAAGACAGCATTTGATGGTCTTCCCAACAATCa GTTACTGTCTCTGGTTTTGGAccatgagggcgctataccaAGCTAA
- the LOC117292847 gene encoding ribosomal RNA-processing protein 7 homolog A-like, with product MATSNSISGFTVLPIQLNVKSKAGHVLYYREHRVREEDITKPANRTLFVVNIPPFCNQECLERLFEHCGTVESVVLQDKPTSSHTSSVNSSKYFTSPSEKSEGFQFAFVVFEKSSSLLKAKQLPSMLSKPFLLSTENRPILTGYKKWCSEYSKGRPNSEDLQKDIDDFMQDHDTKVHEAEKESEAQEGVPDDEGWVTVTRKSAKPAVARTEKNQRRLRAKERKKREKTELLNFYTFQMRETKREHIAELRKKFEEDKVKIAEMKAARKFKPF from the exons ATGGCTACCTCAAATTCGATTTCAGGATTCACAG TTCTTCCAATCCAGTTGAACGTGAAGAGTAAAGCAGGACATGTTCTGTATTATAGAGAACACAGAGTGAGAGAAGAAGACATCACTAAACCAGCGAACAGAACACTCTTTGTCGTTAATATTCCACCTTTCTGCAACCAG GAATGTCTTGAGAGACTGTTTGAACATTGTGGGACAGTTGAGAGCGTCGTCTTGCAGGACAAACCCACATCATCACACACTTCATCAGTGAATTCCTCTAAGTATTTCACCTCTCCTTCAGAAAAGTCAGAG GGTTTCCAGTTTGCATTTGTAGTATTTGAGAAGTCCTCGTCGTTACTGAAGGCAAAGCAGCTACCAAGCATGTTATCCAAGCCATTTTTGTTATCAACAGAGAATCGCCCTATCCTGACTGGTTACAAAA AGTGGTGTTCAGAGTACTCAAAAGGTCGTCCAAATTCAGAAGATCTCCAAAAAGATATTGACGATTTCATGCAAGATCATGACACCAAAGTACATGAG GCTGAGAAGGAAAGCGAGGCACAAGAGGGCGTCCCAGATGACGAGGGTTGGGTGACGGTAACGAGGAAGAGCGCTAAGCCAGCCGTAGCAAGAACTGAAAAGAATCAACGACGACTACGAGCCAAGGAGAGGAAGAAGAGAGAGAAGACAGAGTTACTCAACTTCTATACCTTCCAAATGCGGGAGACAAAGCGGGAAC ATATTGCCGAGCTGCGCAAGAAGTTTGAGGAAGACAAAGTGAAGATAGCCGAGATGAAAGCTGCAAGGAAATTTAAACCTTTCTAA